A part of Desulfobacter sp. genomic DNA contains:
- a CDS encoding ABC transporter permease subunit (The N-terminal region of this protein, as described by TIGR01726, is a three transmembrane segment that identifies a subfamily of ABC transporter permease subunits, which specificities that include histidine, arginine, glutamine, glutamate, L-cystine (sic), the opines (in Agrobacterium) octopine and nopaline, etc.), whose product MMSAPAKVPVWRSPRGRAWLFQIVMLAAFIWLALTMYGNTLDNLETRGIGSGFGFLTAEAGFKIGEITGIPLPKGGFLYFLISLGAGLGICRLIAMRLKRKGAPLSTAGTAACLAAGVGLPLVTLYLFRDSVEIARYSASSSYIMALATGLANTLKVTVIGCVASSILGLMVALGRLSPNWLMRTLCRWYVELNRNLPLLLQLFFWYFIVLQQLPGVRQSIDIGGWIFLNKRGLYLPALVPGPGAWAFCAALVLALCGTGLLYKRALGLREKTGRPGRWLLPGLGLVIGLPALAWLASGTPFTLDMPVLKGFNYKGGTGLTPEFTALVVGLTVYVSAFNAEIIRAGIEAVSTGQREAARAIAMNERQVMRIVVLPQAMRVIVPPMTSEYLAIAKNSSLAVAIGYPEFVSIGGTILNQSGQAVEIVGIWMGVYLCISLAISLGMNIYNARIALKER is encoded by the coding sequence ATGATGTCAGCACCCGCCAAGGTACCGGTATGGAGAAGTCCCAGGGGCCGGGCATGGCTGTTTCAGATTGTCATGCTGGCCGCCTTTATCTGGCTGGCCCTTACCATGTACGGCAATACCCTGGACAACCTTGAAACCCGGGGAATCGGCTCGGGGTTCGGATTTCTCACGGCAGAGGCCGGGTTTAAAATCGGAGAAATCACGGGTATCCCCCTTCCCAAAGGGGGATTTTTATATTTTCTCATCAGCCTGGGGGCGGGGCTTGGGATCTGCCGGCTGATCGCAATGCGCCTGAAACGGAAAGGCGCGCCCCTGTCCACGGCAGGGACGGCAGCCTGCCTGGCCGCCGGCGTCGGATTGCCCCTGGTGACCCTTTACCTTTTCCGGGACAGCGTGGAAATCGCCCGGTACTCCGCCTCTTCTTCTTATATCATGGCCCTCGCCACCGGCCTTGCCAACACCCTCAAGGTAACGGTGATCGGCTGTGTGGCCTCTTCAATACTCGGGCTGATGGTGGCGTTGGGCCGGCTTTCCCCCAACTGGCTCATGCGCACCCTCTGCCGGTGGTATGTGGAACTGAACCGGAACCTCCCCCTGCTCCTCCAGCTCTTTTTCTGGTACTTTATCGTGCTCCAGCAGCTCCCGGGCGTCCGTCAGTCCATTGATATCGGGGGCTGGATATTTTTAAACAAACGGGGGCTCTACCTGCCGGCCCTGGTGCCCGGCCCCGGAGCCTGGGCCTTCTGCGCCGCCCTGGTGCTTGCCCTCTGCGGGACCGGGCTGTTGTATAAACGGGCTCTGGGATTAAGGGAAAAAACCGGCCGCCCAGGCCGGTGGCTCCTGCCGGGTCTGGGTCTTGTCATCGGCCTGCCCGCCCTGGCATGGCTGGCCTCAGGCACCCCCTTTACCCTGGATATGCCGGTGCTCAAGGGATTCAACTACAAGGGCGGCACCGGCCTCACCCCGGAATTCACCGCCCTGGTGGTGGGGCTCACCGTCTATGTCTCCGCCTTCAACGCCGAAATCATCCGGGCCGGCATCGAAGCGGTGTCCACGGGTCAGCGGGAGGCGGCCCGGGCCATTGCCATGAACGAAAGGCAGGTGATGCGCATTGTGGTGCTGCCCCAGGCCATGCGGGTGATTGTCCCCCCCATGACCAGCGAATACCTGGCCATTGCCAAAAACTCTTCCCTGGCCGTGGCCATCGGGTACCCCGAATTTGTCAGCATCGGCGGCACCATTTTAAACCAGTCGGGCCAGGCCGTGGAAATCGTGGGCATATGGATGGGGGTGTATTTGTGTATCTCCCTTGCCATCTCCCTGGGCATGAATATCTATAACGCCAGAATCGCCCTGAAGGAGAGGTAG
- a CDS encoding DUF4071 domain-containing protein codes for MLPLCFILMPFGQKRDGSGRIIDFDAVYTSIIAPAVKQAGLAPLRADEEMAGGVIHKPMFERLVLCDFAVADLTTANANVFYELGVRHAVRPFTTVLFYCRGRGQLPFDVAPLRALHYELGPDGKPCNEQADISALKDQLIHAKKTAQQDSPVFNFLEDFPEISHTKTDVFRDRVDYSQQIKKQLTQARKKGVDAIRAIEKEMGDLSGVDAGPVIDLFLSYRGVKAWPDMIRLAGTMPPPLAATVMVREQLALALNRHGRWDEAEELLLELIEQRGPSSETYGILGRVYKDRWETLALSGETYQAGAYLKKAVAAYLKGFETDFRDAYPGINALTLMEISDPPDDRRHHILPVVRYAVERKIASGKPDYWDHATRLELAVLARDEKESFEALDACLISVREIFEPETTLRNLRLIREAREKRKGAPAWSAILEKELAKKAKSP; via the coding sequence ATGTTACCCCTATGTTTTATTCTGATGCCCTTTGGGCAGAAACGGGACGGATCCGGGCGGATCATTGATTTTGATGCGGTGTATACCAGCATCATTGCCCCGGCGGTTAAACAAGCAGGCTTAGCCCCGCTTCGCGCGGATGAGGAAATGGCCGGCGGGGTGATCCACAAACCCATGTTCGAACGCCTGGTCCTCTGCGATTTTGCGGTGGCGGACCTGACCACGGCCAACGCCAACGTATTTTATGAGCTTGGGGTCCGCCATGCGGTCCGTCCATTTACAACCGTGCTCTTCTATTGCAGGGGGCGGGGCCAGCTGCCGTTTGATGTGGCCCCCTTGCGGGCCCTGCACTATGAACTCGGCCCTGACGGAAAACCATGCAATGAACAGGCGGATATCTCTGCCCTGAAGGACCAACTGATCCATGCAAAAAAAACCGCCCAGCAGGACAGCCCGGTGTTTAATTTTCTTGAGGATTTCCCTGAGATCAGCCATACGAAAACCGATGTATTCAGGGACAGGGTCGACTATTCCCAACAGATAAAAAAACAATTGACACAGGCAAGGAAAAAAGGGGTCGACGCCATCCGTGCCATAGAAAAAGAGATGGGAGACCTGTCCGGTGTCGATGCCGGACCGGTGATTGATTTATTCCTTTCCTACCGCGGAGTTAAAGCATGGCCCGATATGATCCGCCTGGCCGGGACCATGCCGCCGCCCCTGGCCGCCACTGTAATGGTCCGGGAGCAACTGGCCCTGGCTCTGAACCGGCACGGCCGTTGGGACGAGGCTGAAGAATTGCTGCTTGAACTCATTGAGCAACGGGGGCCCAGCAGCGAAACCTACGGCATTCTCGGCCGGGTGTACAAAGACCGCTGGGAAACCCTGGCCCTGTCCGGAGAAACCTACCAGGCAGGCGCCTACCTGAAAAAAGCGGTGGCGGCCTACCTCAAAGGGTTTGAAACGGATTTCAGGGACGCGTATCCCGGCATTAATGCCCTGACCCTGATGGAAATTTCAGACCCGCCTGATGATCGGCGGCACCATATTCTTCCTGTGGTACGCTACGCCGTAGAACGGAAAATCGCTTCGGGGAAGCCCGATTACTGGGACCATGCCACCCGTCTTGAATTGGCCGTTTTGGCCAGGGATGAAAAAGAATCCTTTGAGGCCCTTGATGCCTGCCTCATTTCGGTGAGGGAAATCTTTGAACCGGAAACCACACTAAGAAACCTGAGGCTCATACGTGAAGCAAGGGAAAAAAGAAAGGGGGCTCCGGCCTGGTCTGCCATCCTTGAAAAGGAACTGGCAAAAAAAGCGAAATCCCCCTAA
- a CDS encoding PrsW family intramembrane metalloprotease: protein MPINTLFIIASFILGFLLVAFIRTYDIHEKEPYFKMLLTAMWGGFWSVALSLAQYHLAEKLGIRIYHNFFGAIFIIGPIEELSKFLALLSSYFFIKKELNEPTDGLIYMSCVALGFSLIENYFYAVRSINSGYLLWLRLFISTPSHIFFSAFMGIAFFSVTKQKKGFSLLIISFIYASLIHGLFNGVLFHNWLIIFFILVIKFSYHWTFTLLSYTTSKSPFRESLSDFLMNSEPKIEKGIECLHCGDTTPKKTFKKNKIIIQKCNNCPCYVSNHDSIYYIFHHFGSDFRNMTNQYYLKDEKSENKLRRNYASVFKGNYICNISRKAFFFLDELSSAIDEYNLKLQKNIEEKWWFPETLKSD from the coding sequence ATGCCAATTAATACTTTATTCATAATTGCCTCTTTTATTTTAGGTTTTCTGCTGGTTGCATTTATTAGAACCTATGACATCCATGAGAAAGAACCCTATTTTAAGATGTTGCTCACAGCTATGTGGGGAGGTTTTTGGTCTGTTGCACTATCGTTGGCTCAATACCATCTTGCAGAAAAATTGGGGATACGCATTTATCACAATTTTTTTGGTGCTATTTTCATTATTGGCCCCATAGAAGAATTATCGAAATTTTTAGCTTTATTATCCTCCTATTTCTTCATAAAAAAAGAATTGAACGAACCAACTGACGGCTTAATATATATGAGCTGTGTTGCTCTTGGGTTTTCCCTAATTGAAAACTATTTTTATGCAGTACGATCAATAAATTCAGGCTATTTGCTCTGGCTTCGTCTTTTTATATCCACGCCTAGTCATATTTTTTTCAGCGCCTTTATGGGTATCGCATTTTTTTCGGTAACAAAACAGAAAAAAGGATTTTCTCTGCTTATTATTTCCTTTATCTATGCTTCATTAATACATGGTTTGTTCAATGGGGTTCTCTTTCATAACTGGCTCATCATCTTTTTCATTTTAGTCATCAAATTTTCATACCATTGGACTTTTACATTATTGAGTTATACAACCTCCAAATCTCCTTTCAGAGAATCTCTTTCCGACTTTTTAATGAACTCAGAACCAAAAATAGAAAAAGGGATTGAATGTTTGCATTGTGGTGATACAACCCCTAAAAAAACATTCAAGAAAAATAAAATTATAATCCAGAAATGCAATAATTGCCCCTGCTACGTTTCTAACCATGATTCAATTTATTATATATTTCATCATTTTGGTTCAGACTTCAGAAATATGACCAATCAATATTATCTAAAAGACGAAAAATCAGAAAACAAGCTAAGGCGAAATTACGCCTCTGTATTTAAAGGCAATTACATTTGTAACATATCAAGAAAAGCCTTTTTCTTTCTCGACGAACTTTCAAGTGCAATCGATGAATACAATTTAAAACTTCAAAAAAATATAGAAGAAAAATGGTGGTTCCCGGAAACTTTAAAATCTGACTAA
- a CDS encoding manganese efflux pump, protein MGLFDIVVVAVGLAMDAAAVSLAAAAAGFAGNGRAVFRLAFHFGLFQFMMPVLGWFLGVGFVSYFKAFDHWIAFGLLVFVGGRMIVSGLDRSDTVIQKDPSRGMTMVVLSLATSIDALAVGLSLAMLEINIWYPSVIIGVVTSAMSLTAIALGRRLGVLFGKRMEIAGGVILVGIGTRILVTQLLAGT, encoded by the coding sequence ATGGGATTATTTGATATTGTTGTGGTGGCCGTGGGGCTGGCCATGGATGCGGCGGCCGTGTCACTGGCTGCGGCGGCCGCCGGGTTTGCCGGGAACGGCAGGGCCGTATTCCGCCTGGCATTTCACTTCGGCCTTTTCCAGTTTATGATGCCGGTGCTGGGCTGGTTCCTGGGAGTGGGGTTTGTGTCGTATTTCAAGGCCTTTGACCATTGGATCGCCTTTGGACTGCTTGTCTTTGTGGGGGGACGGATGATTGTCTCCGGCCTGGACCGGTCCGATACCGTGATTCAAAAGGATCCTTCCCGGGGAATGACCATGGTGGTGCTCAGCCTGGCCACCTCCATCGATGCCCTGGCCGTGGGCCTGAGCCTGGCCATGCTGGAAATAAATATCTGGTACCCGTCGGTGATCATCGGGGTGGTCACGTCGGCCATGTCCCTGACGGCCATTGCCCTGGGCCGGCGGCTGGGCGTCCTGTTCGGCAAGCGCATGGAAATTGCCGGCGGGGTGATCCTGGTGGGTATCGGCACCCGGATTCTGGTTACTCAACTCCTTGCCGGGACGTGA
- a CDS encoding amino acid ABC transporter substrate-binding protein, with protein MRSFLMAVSTIAVLATAAAGVQAGTLKDVQKDGFLKCGTHIENPGFSALDSKGQRIGFDVDVCRAVAAAVNVPEIKYTALTSKERLPALQSGEIDLLSRTTTHTMSRDIKLGLDFTVTTLYDGQGMMVRKDLGVKSAKELDGATICLQTGSTTELNITDYFRKTGMSFTPVVFDKQPDVRKAYDTGRCDVHTTDISGLAAQRSLMENPADHIILPEVISKEPLAPVVRHGDNQWADIVRWTVWLTMAAEEKGISAENVEKMMAESKDPEVQRMLGRTGTLWADLGLDAKAPVRVLKTVGNYGQIFDRNLGPNTPLRLERGLNAQWTDGGLIYAPPFR; from the coding sequence ATGCGTTCTTTTTTGATGGCAGTCAGTACAATTGCAGTGTTGGCAACGGCAGCGGCCGGCGTTCAGGCCGGCACCCTCAAGGATGTGCAGAAAGACGGGTTCCTCAAATGCGGGACCCATATTGAAAACCCAGGATTTTCCGCACTGGACAGCAAGGGACAGCGCATCGGCTTTGACGTGGATGTCTGCCGGGCAGTGGCCGCGGCCGTCAATGTCCCTGAAATCAAATACACGGCCCTGACCTCCAAGGAACGGCTTCCGGCCCTGCAGTCCGGCGAAATCGATCTGCTCTCCCGGACCACCACCCACACCATGAGCCGGGACATCAAGCTGGGCCTGGACTTCACCGTCACCACCCTCTACGACGGCCAGGGCATGATGGTCAGAAAAGATTTGGGCGTCAAAAGCGCCAAAGAGCTGGACGGCGCCACCATCTGCCTCCAGACCGGTTCCACCACGGAGCTGAACATCACCGACTATTTCCGGAAAACCGGGATGAGCTTTACCCCGGTGGTCTTCGACAAGCAGCCCGATGTCCGTAAAGCCTACGACACCGGACGATGTGACGTCCACACCACGGACATCTCCGGCCTGGCCGCCCAGCGGTCCCTCATGGAAAACCCTGCCGACCATATCATCCTGCCAGAAGTCATCTCCAAGGAGCCCCTGGCCCCGGTTGTCCGCCACGGCGACAACCAGTGGGCGGACATTGTCCGCTGGACCGTCTGGCTGACCATGGCGGCCGAAGAAAAAGGGATCTCCGCTGAAAATGTGGAAAAAATGATGGCCGAAAGCAAGGATCCGGAAGTACAGCGGATGCTGGGCAGAACCGGCACCCTCTGGGCCGACCTGGGCCTTGACGCCAAAGCCCCTGTCCGTGTACTGAAAACCGTGGGCAACTACGGCCAGATTTTTGACAGGAATCTGGGCCCCAACACCCCCCTGCGCCTGGAACGCGGCCTCAACGCCCAGTGGACCGACGGCGGCCTGATTTACGCACCGCCCTTCAGGTAG
- a CDS encoding GNAT family N-acetyltransferase produces MKKIKLKSVDSEAAGIIVNIHFDAVHKGFASHFYDKEILNDWSPPISEERIGDFKRRISETQPIAILAYLDEEPVGFGIFDKELQRIGAIYVKAAYTGFYVGTTLLKELERIAIQNSCEQLHLESSLNAKEFYEKQGFESISEGFFSLPSGQQMKSVNMSKMLTKGSGRPGGLSPF; encoded by the coding sequence ATGAAAAAGATAAAATTGAAATCGGTTGATTCGGAAGCGGCAGGTATAATTGTTAATATCCATTTCGATGCTGTGCATAAAGGCTTTGCATCACATTTCTATGATAAGGAGATACTCAATGACTGGTCTCCCCCGATTTCGGAAGAAAGGATAGGTGACTTTAAGCGAAGAATTTCAGAGACCCAACCGATTGCCATATTGGCCTACCTGGATGAAGAACCTGTTGGCTTTGGTATTTTTGACAAAGAGCTGCAACGAATTGGGGCAATATATGTAAAAGCGGCATATACTGGTTTTTATGTTGGAACAACCTTGCTTAAGGAACTTGAGAGGATAGCTATTCAGAATAGTTGTGAACAACTTCATCTTGAGTCATCGCTTAATGCAAAAGAATTCTATGAAAAGCAAGGATTTGAAAGTATTTCAGAAGGCTTCTTTTCTCTGCCCTCAGGACAGCAAATGAAGTCTGTAAATATGTCAAAAATGCTAACAAAAGGCTCCGGCCGCCCCGGGGGACTATCGCCTTTTTGA
- a CDS encoding ferritin family protein produces the protein MDKSKTLNILKHAFLMERQGKHLYETARDKAENLAVKAFFQTLADDEQSHMDILEKQFKAYMDSGKFAAGGYENDGAAESAPDILSDEIKNNINAAGFEATAITAAIGFEEKAVELYGRRAQETQDPEEKKLYNWLSAWEKTHLKKLIALQESLMARIWEDNRFWPM, from the coding sequence ATGGATAAATCAAAGACCTTGAATATTCTGAAGCATGCATTTCTTATGGAGCGCCAGGGCAAACACCTTTACGAAACGGCCAGGGACAAGGCTGAAAACCTTGCCGTCAAAGCTTTTTTCCAGACCCTTGCGGACGATGAACAGAGCCATATGGACATTCTTGAGAAGCAGTTCAAAGCCTATATGGACAGCGGAAAATTCGCCGCCGGCGGATATGAGAACGACGGGGCCGCCGAATCCGCCCCGGATATCCTCAGCGACGAAATTAAAAACAATATCAATGCCGCCGGGTTCGAGGCAACGGCCATTACCGCGGCCATCGGGTTTGAAGAAAAGGCCGTTGAACTCTATGGGCGCCGGGCACAGGAGACCCAAGACCCCGAAGAAAAGAAACTTTACAACTGGCTCTCTGCCTGGGAAAAAACCCATCTGAAAAAACTGATCGCACTCCAGGAATCCCTCATGGCGCGGATATGGGAAGACAACCGCTTCTGGCCGATGTAG
- a CDS encoding response regulator produces MTYHRFTLNFTRQWAHLEPEFQRTYFRDSLTRIRFALLVGIFLYGIFGALDAVMAPAKKEIFWFMRYGVVIPSAAGILAFSFHPAFERWYQPLLSLELMVAGFCIEIMVILADPPANFSYYAGIILVFITTHTFFRIGFLWAAAASTSILIAYEIISIWIVDTPVPVFINNNFFFISSALLCIMAGYSIELAARQRFFSRHLLHLEKEKVSAANAELDSKVRERTLELSDANKKLHNEMKERLAAQEKRLELEHALNRRQKLESIGTLAGGIAHDFNNILAAIMGYTELIKEEAAPMDDGIERYAREVLKASQRAKDLTGQILTFSRQAEQPLSPLELAPVVREALKLLRASIPSTVGITTKISSTAWIVSDATQIHRVVVNLCTNAVQAIGNTKGGISVSLRDIDQDPETGWPASLVQLKIKDTGQGMTKEVMGKIFDPFFTTRDVDQGTGMGLSVVHGIVKKSGGRILVESEPGRGSEFTILIPRIQDTQCKNREDSPEDGTLPGGKGEHILVVDDEPVLIRLMETMLPKLGYRVTTFLTPGRALAYVLETGGDMDMVITDFSMPGMDGLEFASQVRASNPGIPILLCTGYSQDLTKEKMAAAGIDDFLMKPLTRDDLGKKIYDLLSRRG; encoded by the coding sequence GTGACATATCACCGATTTACGTTGAATTTTACCCGCCAATGGGCCCATCTTGAGCCGGAATTCCAGCGGACCTATTTCAGGGATTCACTGACGAGAATCCGCTTTGCCCTTTTGGTGGGCATCTTTCTATACGGGATCTTCGGCGCCCTGGATGCCGTGATGGCGCCGGCTAAAAAAGAAATATTCTGGTTCATGAGATACGGGGTGGTGATCCCGTCAGCGGCCGGGATACTGGCATTTTCCTTCCATCCGGCCTTTGAACGCTGGTATCAGCCCCTGCTTTCACTGGAACTCATGGTGGCAGGGTTCTGCATTGAAATCATGGTGATCCTGGCCGATCCCCCGGCCAACTTCTCATATTATGCCGGCATCATACTGGTATTTATTACCACCCACACCTTTTTCCGCATCGGTTTTCTCTGGGCCGCAGCCGCTTCAACGTCCATTTTAATCGCCTACGAAATCATCTCCATCTGGATCGTGGATACACCGGTCCCCGTGTTTATAAACAATAATTTCTTTTTTATCTCATCGGCCCTGCTCTGCATCATGGCGGGGTATTCCATCGAATTAGCCGCCAGGCAGCGTTTTTTTTCACGCCACCTGCTCCACCTGGAAAAGGAAAAGGTCAGTGCGGCCAATGCAGAACTGGATAGCAAGGTCAGGGAGCGGACCCTGGAATTGTCGGACGCCAATAAAAAGCTGCACAATGAAATGAAAGAGCGGTTGGCGGCCCAGGAAAAACGCCTGGAACTGGAGCATGCCCTGAACCGGCGGCAGAAGCTGGAGTCCATTGGCACCCTGGCCGGGGGAATTGCCCATGATTTTAATAATATCCTGGCAGCCATCATGGGATATACCGAATTGATAAAGGAAGAGGCAGCTCCCATGGACGACGGAATTGAGCGGTATGCCCGGGAGGTGCTCAAGGCCTCCCAGCGGGCCAAGGACCTCACCGGCCAGATCCTCACTTTCAGCCGCCAGGCAGAACAGCCCCTCAGCCCCCTTGAGCTGGCCCCGGTGGTCCGGGAAGCCTTGAAGCTGCTGCGGGCCTCCATTCCTTCCACGGTCGGCATCACAACAAAAATCTCATCCACGGCCTGGATTGTTTCCGATGCCACCCAGATCCACAGGGTGGTCGTCAACCTGTGCACCAATGCGGTCCAGGCCATCGGCAACACCAAGGGAGGTATTTCAGTCTCCCTCAGGGACATTGACCAGGATCCGGAAACAGGGTGGCCCGCCAGCCTGGTGCAGCTGAAGATCAAAGACACGGGACAAGGCATGACAAAAGAGGTCATGGGCAAAATATTCGACCCCTTTTTCACCACCCGCGACGTTGACCAGGGAACCGGCATGGGGCTTTCCGTGGTCCACGGCATTGTAAAAAAATCCGGCGGCCGGATTCTGGTGGAAAGCGAGCCCGGCAGGGGCAGTGAATTCACCATACTCATCCCACGTATCCAGGACACCCAATGCAAGAACAGGGAGGATTCCCCGGAAGACGGCACCCTGCCCGGCGGCAAGGGTGAACACATTTTGGTTGTGGATGACGAACCCGTCCTTATCCGGCTGATGGAAACCATGCTGCCCAAACTCGGGTACAGGGTGACAACATTTTTAACCCCCGGCCGGGCCCTGGCCTATGTACTGGAGACCGGTGGGGATATGGATATGGTGATTACGGATTTTTCCATGCCCGGAATGGACGGCCTTGAATTCGCAAGCCAGGTGAGGGCATCCAACCCCGGCATTCCCATACTGCTCTGCACCGGTTACAGCCAGGACCTGACCAAAGAAAAAATGGCCGCGGCCGGCATAGACGATTTTCTTATGAAACCGCTGACCCGGGATGATTTAGGAAAAAAAATATATGACCTGCTCTCCCGCCGGGGATAA
- a CDS encoding sulfite exporter TauE/SafE family protein, giving the protein MDILTLCLAFGAFFTASFLKGLTGIGFSTLCLGFLALFMDIRLAIPLVFIPSLSSNLMVMAEAGRFREAVRRFRLLFLSALPGLLPGIWLLGNSENDLPKAFLGGVMLLYGGWGLKSGRFKISRKQERQLMVPMGVVSGFVNGATGSQIMPIMPYLLSLDMDRDLFVQTINLSFTINTLVMMACLGKLGLVTLPVAGISAVGILPVALGIFLGGRLRKRVSEAVYRKMVFCLLICLGVILAVRPFL; this is encoded by the coding sequence ATGGATATCCTGACCCTCTGCCTGGCATTCGGGGCATTTTTCACCGCTTCGTTTTTAAAAGGGTTGACCGGTATCGGGTTCAGCACCCTTTGCCTGGGATTCCTGGCCCTGTTTATGGATATCCGCCTGGCCATCCCCCTGGTCTTTATTCCGTCCCTGTCCAGCAATCTCATGGTTATGGCAGAGGCCGGACGGTTCCGGGAGGCGGTGAGGCGGTTCCGGCTGCTTTTTTTAAGCGCTTTGCCCGGGCTGCTGCCGGGCATCTGGCTGCTGGGGAACAGTGAGAACGATCTGCCCAAGGCTTTTTTGGGCGGCGTTATGCTGCTTTACGGGGGCTGGGGGCTGAAAAGCGGGCGGTTTAAAATTTCCAGGAAACAGGAGCGGCAGCTCATGGTGCCCATGGGCGTTGTGTCAGGCTTTGTCAACGGGGCCACCGGCTCCCAGATCATGCCCATTATGCCCTATCTGCTTTCCCTGGACATGGACCGGGACCTTTTTGTCCAGACCATCAATTTGTCTTTTACCATCAATACCCTGGTCATGATGGCCTGCCTGGGAAAACTGGGCCTGGTAACCCTTCCCGTGGCCGGGATTTCTGCTGTGGGCATTCTTCCGGTAGCCCTGGGGATTTTTCTGGGCGGCCGGCTGCGAAAACGGGTAAGCGAAGCGGTTTACCGGAAAATGGTGTTCTGCCTCCTCATCTGCCTGGGCGTAATCCTTGCCGTCCGTCCGTTTCTGTAA
- a CDS encoding GntR family transcriptional regulator, which yields MQKNNSYQIVRQLILKQIKEGTLLPGDKLPSERALCSDLSLNRNTVRHALLLLQREGKIFRLERKGWYVSTLRLSYNPVDHVNFARLAASQGLGARWSTTDLGTTTMDRETDSGKEGFAMGRPVYKMENIYFLEEQKVAYTLTYLDKELLPGIVPKTVDRAMTQVIEEEYGMALRQRNLLIRPLLLPRKITLQLNISLGSPGIYVRRTKTGPGGRVLTVEHEYWRFDAIELRVDIH from the coding sequence ATGCAGAAAAACAACAGCTACCAGATTGTCAGACAGCTGATACTCAAGCAGATAAAAGAGGGCACCCTGCTGCCGGGGGACAAGCTGCCTTCGGAACGCGCCCTGTGCAGCGATCTTTCTTTGAACCGCAACACGGTCCGCCATGCCCTGCTCTTGCTCCAGCGTGAGGGAAAGATATTCCGCCTTGAGCGCAAAGGCTGGTACGTGAGCACCCTCCGCCTTTCATACAATCCCGTGGACCATGTGAATTTTGCCCGGCTTGCCGCCTCCCAGGGGCTTGGGGCCCGGTGGTCCACAACGGATTTGGGCACAACCACCATGGACCGGGAAACGGACAGCGGCAAAGAGGGTTTCGCCATGGGAAGGCCGGTATATAAGATGGAGAATATTTATTTTCTGGAAGAACAGAAAGTGGCCTATACCCTGACCTATCTGGATAAGGAACTGCTGCCCGGCATCGTTCCCAAAACCGTTGACCGGGCCATGACCCAGGTCATTGAAGAGGAGTACGGCATGGCCCTGCGCCAGCGCAACCTGCTCATCCGTCCCCTGCTGCTGCCCAGGAAAATCACCCTGCAGCTCAATATCTCCCTGGGGTCCCCCGGGATTTACGTCAGGCGTACCAAAACAGGGCCCGGGGGCAGGGTGCTCACCGTGGAGCATGAATACTGGCGGTTTGATGCCATTGAACTCCGGGTTGATATCCATTAG